In Neisseriaceae bacterium CLB008, one genomic interval encodes:
- a CDS encoding OsmC family protein, with protein MNVTTQWVDGLCFLTTTGSGHSIVTDAAPSVGGHNRGARPMELLLAGMAGCSSIDVVQIAKKQRQDIVDCVAKVEAKRADTVPSVFTEIHIHFDVYGRDLAEAGIAKAVQLSADKYCSASIMLGKAAKISHSFAIHPPKVDEPVA; from the coding sequence ATGAATGTCACCACACAATGGGTAGACGGTTTGTGTTTTCTCACCACCACGGGCAGCGGCCACAGCATTGTCACCGATGCAGCGCCATCGGTCGGCGGCCATAATCGCGGCGCACGGCCGATGGAGTTGTTGTTAGCGGGGATGGCGGGCTGTTCCAGCATCGACGTGGTGCAAATCGCTAAAAAGCAGCGTCAAGACATCGTTGACTGCGTTGCTAAAGTAGAAGCCAAGCGTGCTGATACCGTGCCCAGCGTCTTCACTGAAATTCACATTCATTTTGATGTGTATGGTCGCGACTTGGCTGAGGCCGGCATTGCCAAAGCGGTGCAGCTGTCGGCAGATAAATACTGTTCGGCTTCGATCATGTTGGGTAAGGCCGCCAAGATCAGCCACAGCTTTGCGATTCATCCGCCTAAAGTAGATGAGCCTGTGGCTTAA
- a CDS encoding DUF4442 domain-containing protein, with product MSLRTWVLAKPNRMRHVMNIWPPFFFAGVKLTHIANDWRTCKVILKHRPWTKNANGTQFGGSMFAMTDPIYSVLLMGALNDRYFVWDKAASIEFIKPGIGEIYVECRITDKLMTEIQHHTRNGEKYFPEVVDIIYDSRGNEVAKLHRTLYVRLKPKHRPDVVD from the coding sequence ATGAGTTTAAGAACCTGGGTATTGGCCAAGCCCAACCGCATGCGCCACGTGATGAATATTTGGCCGCCATTTTTCTTTGCCGGGGTCAAGCTCACGCACATCGCCAACGACTGGCGCACCTGCAAAGTCATCCTCAAGCATCGCCCCTGGACCAAAAACGCCAACGGCACCCAATTTGGCGGCAGCATGTTCGCCATGACCGACCCGATCTACAGCGTTTTGCTAATGGGCGCCTTAAACGACCGCTACTTCGTCTGGGATAAAGCCGCCTCGATTGAATTCATCAAGCCAGGCATTGGCGAAATCTACGTTGAATGCCGCATCACCGACAAACTGATGACGGAAATTCAGCACCACACGCGCAACGGTGAAAAATACTTCCCTGAGGTCGTCGACATCATTTACGACAGCCGCGGCAACGAAGTGGCCAAGCTGCATCGCACCCTTTACGTACGCCTCAAGCCCAAACACCGCCCCGACGTGGTCGACTAG
- a CDS encoding folate-binding protein YgfZ, protein MPQIQSSLLPFFSVLAFSGEERATFLHNQLSNHIEDLAVGHACYATYNTPKGRVIANMLVLNTGDELWLMVAKDLAEALAKRLRMFVMRAKVSIDLSDARVVAGLTTGSEPIQAGDTPLHQFAARQDDHGWHITLPNQSEVILGLADQVAASHDATAETAWWRQQILSGYPWVSLATTETCVAQMLNQTALGGVHFKKGCYPGQEIIARAHYRGQVKRGLMIARAAQVIEAGMPVLQDGADAGIVINACADASGYLALAVIKHGAANQALMVNDGPIDAQQYFFNLETKAEEA, encoded by the coding sequence ATGCCCCAAATCCAAAGCAGTTTATTGCCGTTTTTCAGCGTGCTGGCCTTCAGCGGCGAAGAACGCGCCACTTTTTTACACAATCAATTGTCTAACCACATCGAAGACCTAGCCGTCGGCCACGCCTGCTATGCGACTTACAATACGCCTAAAGGCCGCGTCATCGCCAATATGCTGGTGTTAAACACCGGCGATGAGCTGTGGCTGATGGTGGCCAAAGACCTAGCCGAGGCTTTGGCCAAGCGCCTGCGCATGTTCGTGATGCGCGCCAAGGTCAGCATTGATTTAAGCGACGCCCGCGTTGTGGCCGGCCTCACCACCGGCTCCGAGCCCATTCAGGCCGGCGACACGCCGCTGCACCAGTTTGCCGCCCGCCAAGACGATCACGGCTGGCACATCACCCTACCGAATCAATCTGAAGTGATTCTGGGCCTGGCCGACCAAGTTGCCGCCAGCCATGACGCCACCGCTGAAACCGCATGGTGGCGCCAGCAAATCCTCAGCGGCTATCCTTGGGTCAGCCTCGCCACCACCGAAACCTGCGTGGCGCAAATGCTGAACCAAACGGCCTTAGGCGGCGTTCACTTTAAAAAAGGCTGCTACCCCGGCCAAGAAATCATTGCCCGCGCCCACTACCGCGGCCAAGTCAAACGCGGCCTGATGATCGCCCGCGCAGCGCAAGTGATCGAAGCCGGCATGCCGGTACTGCAAGACGGCGCCGATGCCGGCATCGTCATCAACGCCTGTGCCGACGCCAGTGGCTATTTAGCCCTAGCCGTCATCAAACACGGCGCCGCCAACCAAGCCCTCATGGTGAACGATGGCCCGATCGACGCCCAGCAATACTTCTTCAACCTAGAAACCAAGGCAGAAGAAGCATGA
- a CDS encoding DNA topoisomerase IV subunit B gives MTDKQYNESSVQILKGLEPVKERPGMYTRTDSPTHICQEVIDNAADEALGGYAQNVEVVIHEDGSLSVSDDGRGIPVGLHPIEQISVVELVFTQLHAGGKFNKKDGGAYAFSGGLHGVGVSVTNALSHRLEVTVKREGGIWRIVFSGGDVIEPLTQIGKCAVKDTGTTVRVWPNAKYFESGRYVIAELERLLRAKAVLLPGVKVSLSQIGSDGLQHEKTWHYPNGLKSYLLELCDGQEMAVPIFAADNYIDDDHETFSKGEGASFALTWMEEGNTAHESYVNLIPTPLGGTHEAGLKQAVYHAVNNFITLHNLLPRGVKVQSDDVFNKVSFVLSARLLDPQFQGQTKDKLTNRDALRLVASVSTDPIELWLNQNVDAGKKIAELAIRQAQARLRSVKKIEKRKGSGVAVLPGKLTDCESEDVRENELFLVEGDSAGGSAKLARDKATQAILPLRGKVLNSFEVHKDQLFSNSEIHDISVAIGVDPHGPKDNVDLSGLRYGKIAILSDADVDGAHIQVLLLTLFYRHFPKLVANGNIYVAQPPLFRVDVNAQGKNKPARKLYALDQQELDSILERLQAEGVKDTAYAISRFKGLGEMNPDQLKDTTMHPDTRRLLQVRIGSQEQDQTDTQSTFVKLMGKGEAASRRAWMEEKGNQVEVDV, from the coding sequence ATGACCGACAAACAGTATAACGAAAGCAGCGTCCAGATCTTAAAAGGCCTGGAGCCGGTTAAAGAACGTCCGGGCATGTATACCCGTACCGACAGCCCGACCCACATCTGCCAAGAAGTCATCGACAACGCGGCGGATGAGGCCTTGGGCGGCTACGCCCAAAACGTCGAAGTCGTCATTCACGAAGACGGCTCTTTGAGCGTGTCCGACGACGGTCGCGGCATTCCCGTTGGCCTACACCCGATTGAGCAAATCAGCGTGGTCGAACTGGTGTTTACCCAGCTGCACGCCGGCGGTAAGTTTAATAAAAAAGACGGCGGCGCCTATGCGTTTTCCGGCGGCCTACACGGCGTGGGCGTTTCGGTCACTAACGCTTTAAGCCACCGCTTAGAAGTCACGGTCAAACGCGAAGGCGGCATTTGGCGCATTGTTTTCTCCGGCGGCGACGTCATCGAACCGCTGACCCAAATTGGCAAGTGTGCGGTGAAAGACACCGGCACCACGGTGCGCGTCTGGCCCAACGCCAAGTATTTTGAAAGCGGCCGCTACGTCATCGCCGAATTAGAACGGCTATTGCGCGCCAAGGCCGTGTTGCTGCCCGGCGTAAAGGTGAGCCTGTCGCAAATCGGCAGTGATGGCCTACAGCATGAAAAAACCTGGCATTATCCTAACGGTTTAAAAAGCTATTTATTAGAACTCTGTGACGGTCAGGAAATGGCCGTACCGATTTTTGCCGCCGACAACTACATCGACGACGACCACGAAACCTTCAGCAAAGGCGAAGGCGCAAGTTTTGCCCTCACCTGGATGGAAGAAGGCAACACCGCCCACGAAAGCTACGTCAACCTCATCCCCACCCCCCTAGGCGGCACCCACGAGGCCGGCCTCAAACAGGCCGTCTACCATGCGGTGAACAACTTCATCACCCTACACAATCTATTACCGCGCGGGGTGAAGGTTCAGTCTGACGACGTGTTCAACAAAGTGTCGTTTGTGCTGTCAGCACGCCTATTAGACCCTCAATTCCAAGGCCAAACCAAAGACAAGCTCACCAACCGTGACGCCCTGCGCTTAGTCGCCAGCGTGTCCACCGACCCGATTGAGCTATGGCTTAACCAAAACGTAGACGCCGGTAAGAAAATCGCCGAACTGGCCATTCGCCAAGCGCAGGCCCGCCTGCGTTCGGTGAAGAAAATTGAAAAACGCAAAGGCTCAGGCGTGGCGGTTTTACCGGGCAAGCTGACCGACTGCGAAAGCGAAGACGTGCGTGAGAACGAACTCTTCTTGGTCGAAGGCGATTCGGCCGGCGGTTCAGCTAAGCTGGCCCGCGACAAAGCCACTCAGGCCATTTTGCCGCTACGCGGTAAGGTCTTGAACAGCTTTGAAGTCCATAAAGACCAGCTGTTCTCGAATTCAGAGATTCACGACATTTCTGTGGCCATCGGCGTCGATCCACACGGCCCGAAAGACAACGTCGACCTCAGCGGCCTACGCTATGGCAAAATCGCCATCCTGTCCGATGCCGACGTCGACGGTGCCCACATTCAGGTGCTGCTGCTGACCTTGTTCTATCGCCACTTTCCCAAACTGGTGGCCAACGGCAACATCTACGTGGCGCAACCGCCGCTGTTCCGCGTCGACGTCAACGCCCAGGGCAAAAATAAGCCAGCGCGTAAGCTATACGCCCTCGATCAGCAAGAATTAGACAGCATTCTCGAGCGCCTACAGGCCGAAGGCGTCAAAGACACCGCCTACGCCATCAGCCGCTTTAAAGGCCTGGGCGAGATGAACCCCGACCAGTTAAAAGACACCACCATGCATCCAGACACCCGCCGCTTATTGCAAGTGCGCATCGGCAGCCAAGAGCAGGATCAAACCGACACCCAAAGCACATTCGTGAAGCTAATGGGTAAAGGCGAAGCCGCCAGCCGCCGCGCCTGGATGGAAGAAAAAGGCAATCAAGTCGAAGTTGACGTTTAA
- a CDS encoding RNA pyrophosphohydrolase, translating into MLDRDGYRPNVGIILTNQRNEVFWGKRIREHSWQFPQGGIKPGESPESAMYRELLEEVGLLPQHVKILGRTRDWLRYDVPRHWVRREWRGSYKGQKQIWYLLRLVGKESDVSLRASTHPEFDAWRWHDYWAPIEEVIDFKRDVYEGALLELSRFLRHMESLTDYTHRCQDSSSQP; encoded by the coding sequence ATGTTAGATAGAGACGGCTATCGCCCCAACGTTGGCATTATTTTAACCAACCAACGCAATGAAGTTTTTTGGGGCAAACGCATCCGCGAGCACTCATGGCAGTTTCCACAAGGCGGCATCAAGCCTGGCGAAAGCCCTGAATCAGCCATGTACCGAGAACTGCTCGAAGAAGTCGGCTTATTGCCGCAACACGTTAAGATCCTCGGCCGTACCCGCGACTGGCTGCGCTACGACGTGCCCAGACATTGGGTTCGCCGCGAATGGCGCGGCTCTTATAAAGGCCAAAAACAAATTTGGTATCTGCTGCGCCTGGTCGGTAAGGAATCGGACGTCTCGCTACGCGCCAGCACGCATCCGGAATTCGATGCCTGGCGCTGGCATGACTATTGGGCACCGATAGAAGAAGTCATCGACTTTAAACGAGATGTTTATGAAGGGGCTTTATTGGAGCTGTCGCGCTTTTTGCGCCACATGGAATCCCTCACCGACTACACCCACCGTTGCCAAGACTCATCATCACAACCTTAA
- a CDS encoding polyamine ABC transporter substrate-binding protein has translation MKYARLLALLATMSLAACGQEGKDTATPKAPAQVLNIYNWSDYIDPDTVADFARAQQIKVRYDVYDSNEILEAKVLTGQSGYDLVGPSDNFVPRQIKAGAYQKLNKAWLPNYDLINPMLLDKLTAVDPGNEYVVPNYWGINTLAINVDKVKAALGGPLPENPWDLVFASEYTERLQRCGISYLDSPSEMFPLVLNYIGADPNSREVADYDRAAEAMMAVRKHVKRFVSGGYIDDMASGNVCVAIGFGGDLNIAKRRAIDAGNGVDIEVLVPKTGFGVWIDTFAIPRDAKNVAQAHAFINAMLDPKVAAKNADFVTYAPSSLPARALMQPEYAQDDSIFPSDQALAKGFVILPMAPETAKHSVRLWQRVKSGK, from the coding sequence ATGAAATATGCACGATTATTGGCCCTGCTCGCCACAATGAGCCTGGCCGCCTGCGGGCAAGAGGGAAAAGACACGGCGACGCCAAAAGCGCCAGCCCAGGTTTTAAACATTTATAACTGGTCAGACTACATCGACCCGGATACGGTGGCGGATTTTGCCCGAGCGCAGCAGATTAAGGTGCGTTACGACGTTTACGACAGCAACGAAATACTGGAAGCTAAAGTGTTGACCGGTCAGTCAGGCTACGACTTAGTCGGCCCTTCGGATAATTTTGTGCCCCGCCAAATTAAGGCCGGTGCCTACCAGAAGCTGAATAAGGCCTGGTTGCCGAACTATGATTTAATCAACCCCATGCTGTTGGACAAGCTCACCGCTGTGGACCCGGGCAATGAATACGTGGTGCCCAATTATTGGGGCATCAACACCTTGGCGATCAACGTTGATAAGGTGAAGGCTGCCTTGGGCGGCCCGCTGCCCGAGAATCCTTGGGACTTGGTGTTTGCGTCTGAATACACCGAGCGGCTACAGCGCTGCGGCATCAGCTATTTGGATTCGCCTTCAGAGATGTTTCCTTTGGTACTGAACTACATCGGTGCCGATCCAAACAGTCGTGAAGTAGCCGACTATGATCGGGCGGCAGAGGCCATGATGGCGGTACGCAAACACGTGAAACGCTTTGTGTCTGGCGGCTACATCGATGACATGGCCAGTGGCAACGTGTGTGTGGCGATTGGCTTTGGTGGCGATTTAAACATTGCCAAACGGCGCGCCATTGACGCGGGTAACGGCGTGGACATTGAGGTGTTGGTGCCTAAAACCGGTTTCGGAGTATGGATTGACACGTTTGCGATTCCGCGCGACGCCAAAAATGTGGCTCAAGCCCATGCCTTCATCAACGCCATGCTGGACCCTAAGGTGGCGGCGAAAAACGCCGACTTTGTGACTTATGCACCGTCTAGCTTACCGGCTCGGGCTTTAATGCAGCCAGAATACGCCCAAGACGACTCGATTTTCCCCAGCGACCAAGCCTTGGCTAAGGGTTTTGTGATCTTGCCGATGGCGCCAGAAACGGCGAAGCATTCCGTGCGCCTATGGCAACGGGTGAAGAGTGGTAAGTAG
- a CDS encoding polyamine ABC transporter substrate-binding protein — protein sequence MKKKVLFAVVTSLFLAACGGGDKDQAAAPAPSPEPIDQAAGPSKVLNIYNWSDYVDPQTVTDFERAHKVKIRYDYYDSNETLEGKVLTGKSGYDLVGPSNGFVGRQIQAGAYQKIDKSKIPNYELISPALLEKMAMTDPGNEYVVPFFWGINTLAINVDKVKEALGTDKLPDNEWDLVFNPEYAQKLKSCGISLLDSPFEMYPVAMNYVGVDPQSSEKEDLDQATEMLRKVRPFIKRFSSSGYIDDMARGDLCVAVGYGGDLNIAKRRAEETNNGVKLSVLVPKTGFGVWIDSFAIPVDAQNLDNAYAYINNALEPKVAAKNGDFVTYAPSSTPAKALMDKQFSQDRSIFPSDDDMKNGFVMLPKEPKMVRYSVKQWQGLKSGQK from the coding sequence ATGAAAAAGAAAGTTCTATTTGCGGTTGTGACATCGTTATTCTTGGCTGCCTGTGGTGGTGGTGATAAAGATCAAGCTGCTGCGCCAGCCCCGTCTCCTGAGCCAATCGACCAGGCCGCTGGCCCAAGTAAAGTGTTGAATATTTACAACTGGTCTGATTACGTTGACCCTCAAACCGTCACCGATTTTGAGCGCGCTCATAAAGTGAAAATTCGCTATGACTACTATGACAGCAATGAAACCTTAGAAGGTAAAGTGTTGACCGGTAAGTCTGGCTATGATTTGGTGGGTCCATCGAATGGTTTTGTGGGTCGTCAAATCCAAGCAGGTGCCTACCAAAAAATCGACAAGAGCAAGATTCCTAACTATGAGTTGATCAGTCCTGCGCTGTTGGAAAAAATGGCCATGACCGACCCTGGTAATGAATACGTAGTGCCGTTCTTCTGGGGCATCAACACCTTGGCGATCAACGTCGACAAAGTGAAAGAAGCTTTGGGTACGGATAAATTGCCGGACAATGAATGGGACTTGGTGTTTAATCCTGAGTATGCGCAAAAGCTGAAAAGCTGCGGTATCAGCCTATTAGACAGCCCGTTCGAAATGTACCCAGTGGCGATGAACTACGTGGGCGTGGACCCACAAAGCAGTGAGAAAGAAGACCTTGATCAGGCCACTGAGATGTTGCGTAAAGTGCGTCCCTTCATCAAGCGCTTTAGCTCGTCAGGCTACATCGACGACATGGCCCGTGGCGACCTATGCGTGGCGGTGGGCTACGGTGGTGATTTGAACATTGCCAAGCGTCGTGCCGAAGAAACCAATAATGGCGTGAAGCTATCGGTATTGGTGCCAAAAACCGGCTTTGGCGTGTGGATTGATTCGTTTGCCATTCCGGTGGACGCGCAAAATCTAGACAATGCCTATGCCTACATCAACAATGCCTTAGAGCCTAAGGTTGCGGCGAAAAACGGTGATTTTGTGACCTATGCTCCTTCTAGTACGCCTGCTAAGGCGCTGATGGACAAACAGTTCTCACAAGATCGTTCGATTTTCCCAAGCGATGACGACATGAAAAATGGCTTTGTGATGTTGCCTAAAGAGCCCAAAATGGTTCGCTACAGCGTGAAGCAGTGGCAAGGCTTGAAATCAGGCCAGAAGTAA
- a CDS encoding class I SAM-dependent methyltransferase — protein MNDSTQRFGSRVTDYIKYRPSYPHALMAYLAEEVGVDATAVVADIGSGTGIFTGLLLDQVAQVYAVEPNEGMRQAAETLLAAAPNWLSVQGRAEATGLPPASVDVVTMAQAYHWVDRDLAIPEFQRILKPGGKVVLVWNNRLMDTPFLRTYEALLQTYGTDYTEINHQHLRQADIQACFDGPFTKRVFTNQQLFDYAGLKGRALSSSYVPAADTAAFSEFEQALYESFCTHQRGGKVAFNYDAEVYWGEVKKS, from the coding sequence ATGAACGACAGCACCCAACGTTTTGGCAGTAGAGTCACCGACTACATTAAATATCGGCCCAGCTACCCCCATGCTTTAATGGCGTATTTGGCCGAAGAGGTGGGCGTGGACGCCACCGCCGTGGTGGCCGATATTGGGTCCGGTACGGGTATTTTTACGGGCCTGTTGCTGGATCAGGTGGCGCAGGTGTATGCCGTAGAGCCCAATGAAGGCATGCGTCAAGCGGCCGAAACGCTGTTAGCCGCGGCGCCTAATTGGCTGTCGGTGCAAGGGCGTGCGGAAGCCACGGGTTTGCCGCCGGCTTCGGTGGATGTGGTGACCATGGCTCAGGCTTATCACTGGGTGGATCGCGACTTAGCCATTCCTGAGTTTCAACGTATTTTGAAGCCAGGCGGTAAAGTGGTGCTGGTGTGGAATAATCGGCTTATGGACACGCCGTTTTTACGCACCTACGAGGCGCTGCTGCAAACCTATGGCACCGACTATACCGAAATCAACCATCAGCATTTGCGTCAAGCCGACATCCAAGCCTGCTTCGATGGGCCGTTCACTAAGCGGGTGTTTACCAATCAGCAGCTGTTTGACTATGCAGGCTTAAAAGGGCGGGCGCTGTCTAGCTCCTATGTGCCTGCGGCCGATACGGCGGCATTCTCCGAATTTGAGCAAGCCCTATACGAGTCGTTCTGTACCCATCAACGAGGTGGGAAAGTGGCGTTTAATTATGATGCTGAAGTGTATTGGGGTGAGGTCAAAAAATCTTGA
- a CDS encoding polyamine ABC transporter substrate-binding protein has product MTHKSIMMTAILSLFLAACGGESQPAAPAPSTDGTDPPATTADGGFLNIYNWSDYVDPQTVADFGKAHNLTIRYDYYDSNEALEGKVLTGKSGYDIVAPTIGFVGRQIQAGAYQKLDKSKIPNYSLISPVLLEKMAVADPGNQYAVPFFWGMNTIGINVDKVKAALGDMPMPENEWDLVFNPDYAKKLQSCGISILDSQYEVLPIALNHMGKDPQSNNKDDLMAAVDMMGKVRPYIKRFSSSGYIDDMARGDLCVTLGYGGDIHIAQRRAEEAKNGVKLKVFAPKAGVGLWVDSFMLPVDAKNLDNAYAYINDALDPKVAAKNGDFVSYAPSSVPAKDLMKPEFVNEPSIFPTDDVLKNSFMLLQKDPETVKYSVRLWQQLKSGK; this is encoded by the coding sequence ATGACGCATAAATCCATCATGATGACGGCAATACTGTCGCTTTTTTTGGCCGCCTGTGGCGGTGAATCCCAGCCGGCGGCGCCGGCGCCTAGCACCGACGGCACCGATCCGCCTGCCACCACCGCTGATGGTGGTTTCCTGAATATTTACAACTGGTCTGACTATGTCGATCCACAAACCGTGGCCGACTTTGGGAAGGCCCATAACCTCACCATTCGCTACGACTATTACGACAGCAACGAGGCCTTAGAAGGCAAGGTGTTGACCGGTAAGTCTGGCTACGACATTGTGGCTCCGACCATTGGCTTTGTGGGCCGCCAAATTCAGGCCGGTGCCTACCAAAAGCTGGATAAAAGCAAAATTCCCAATTACAGCCTGATCAGCCCCGTACTGCTGGAGAAAATGGCTGTGGCCGACCCGGGTAATCAGTACGCCGTGCCCTTTTTCTGGGGCATGAACACGATTGGCATCAACGTAGATAAAGTGAAGGCCGCCTTAGGCGACATGCCCATGCCCGAGAATGAGTGGGATTTGGTGTTTAACCCCGACTATGCGAAAAAGTTGCAAAGCTGCGGCATCAGCATCTTAGACAGCCAGTATGAAGTGCTACCGATTGCGCTGAATCATATGGGTAAAGACCCTCAGAGCAATAATAAAGACGACTTAATGGCCGCCGTCGACATGATGGGTAAGGTACGGCCTTACATTAAGCGCTTTAGCTCATCTGGCTACATCGACGACATGGCGCGCGGCGATTTATGCGTGACTTTAGGCTATGGCGGCGACATCCACATTGCCCAACGCCGCGCCGAAGAGGCTAAAAATGGCGTGAAGCTGAAGGTGTTTGCGCCTAAGGCTGGTGTGGGCCTGTGGGTGGATTCGTTCATGCTGCCGGTGGATGCGAAAAACCTCGACAATGCCTATGCCTACATCAACGATGCGCTTGATCCTAAAGTGGCGGCTAAAAATGGCGACTTTGTCAGCTATGCACCGTCTAGCGTACCGGCCAAGGATTTGATGAAGCCTGAGTTTGTCAATGAGCCGTCTATTTTCCCCACCGACGATGTCTTAAAAAACAGCTTTATGCTGCTGCAAAAAGACCCCGAAACGGTGAAATACAGCGTGCGCCTGTGGCAGCAGCTCAAATCCGGTAAATAA
- a CDS encoding LysR family transcriptional regulator, whose protein sequence is MLNDPPMDLKQLRYFTHVAEMGSFTKAAHFLDIAQPILSRQIRRLEVDLHQNLLIRNGRGVTLTDAGKVLLEHCRGILHQVERAHEAVTQGQLSGRVTIGLPPTMAKLLAVPLTRAFRQQLPHASLIIMEGLTSVIEEGLLTGRLDMGLLHNPAFSPDLEISLLAKDHLCLIAPSGDVALRGQTDFQLSDVASLPLILPSHPNSYRMLVEVEMAKIGCKPNTILEMNSVNTILELVCEGMGYAILSRQTLALVANPEKLSAYPIASPQLVNKLFMATSNKRIMTQTQKTMHDIIEALCLTATAD, encoded by the coding sequence ATGCTGAACGATCCCCCAATGGACCTCAAGCAGTTGCGGTATTTCACCCACGTCGCCGAAATGGGCAGCTTCACCAAGGCCGCGCACTTCTTAGACATCGCCCAACCGATTTTAAGCCGCCAAATTCGCCGCCTTGAAGTCGACCTACACCAAAACCTACTCATCCGTAACGGCCGCGGCGTGACCCTAACCGATGCAGGCAAGGTGCTGTTAGAACACTGTCGCGGCATCTTACATCAAGTTGAACGCGCCCATGAGGCCGTCACCCAAGGCCAGCTATCAGGCCGCGTCACCATTGGCCTACCGCCGACCATGGCCAAGCTTTTAGCCGTCCCGCTTACCCGCGCTTTTCGTCAGCAGCTGCCCCACGCCAGCCTAATCATCATGGAAGGCTTAACCTCTGTCATCGAAGAAGGCCTGTTGACTGGCCGCCTCGACATGGGCCTTTTGCACAATCCAGCGTTTTCGCCCGACCTTGAGATCAGCCTCTTAGCCAAAGATCATCTGTGCCTCATTGCCCCCAGCGGCGATGTGGCCCTACGCGGCCAAACCGACTTTCAACTCAGCGACGTCGCCAGCCTGCCTTTAATTTTACCCAGCCACCCCAACAGCTATCGCATGCTGGTCGAAGTGGAAATGGCCAAAATCGGCTGTAAGCCCAACACCATTTTGGAAATGAACAGCGTCAACACCATCTTAGAGCTGGTGTGCGAAGGCATGGGCTACGCCATTTTGTCGCGCCAAACGCTGGCCTTGGTGGCTAATCCAGAGAAGCTCAGCGCCTACCCAATTGCGTCGCCGCAGCTGGTCAACAAGCTATTCATGGCCACCTCCAATAAGCGCATCATGACCCAAACCCAAAAAACCATGCACGACATCATCGAAGCGCTGTGCCTCACGGCCACAGCCGATTAA
- a CDS encoding 4-oxalomesaconate tautomerase — protein sequence MPQQLTVPCCLMRGGTSKGPFFNLADLPPAGPARDQLLLAIMGSPDRRQIDGLGGGHALTSKVGMVSLGDLAQTGADLHFLFAQLQPESDRVDTTPNCGNMLAAVVPFALESGLIQARGEHTTVRVLTENTGMLSDITVHTPNGVINYEGEARIDGVPGVSAPIHIRFLDTAGSVCGSLLPTGQALNVFDVPNLGRIEATCIDNGMPMVLVRATDFGCNGQEGVAELNADKVLKERLEALRLMAAQQMGLGDVGAKNYPKMCLLSPPQQSGAINTRCFIPHVCHEAIGVLAAVTVATACVLPESIAYGLSQGGVAKTLSPLLSIEHPSGEFSVALSLAEDGNGQTTVVGAALLRTARLIMKGEVSVLASSQT from the coding sequence ATGCCACAACAACTCACCGTGCCTTGCTGCCTCATGCGCGGCGGCACGTCTAAAGGGCCATTTTTTAATCTGGCCGATCTGCCGCCTGCTGGCCCTGCTCGTGACCAACTGCTGTTGGCGATAATGGGCTCGCCTGATCGTCGCCAAATTGATGGGCTAGGCGGTGGGCATGCCCTCACCAGCAAGGTGGGCATGGTGTCGCTTGGGGATTTAGCCCAAACCGGTGCCGACCTACATTTTCTCTTTGCCCAATTACAGCCCGAATCCGACCGTGTCGACACCACGCCTAACTGCGGCAATATGCTGGCGGCCGTGGTGCCGTTTGCCCTAGAGAGCGGCTTGATTCAGGCTCGGGGTGAGCACACCACGGTGCGGGTATTGACCGAAAACACCGGCATGCTCAGCGACATCACCGTACACACGCCTAATGGCGTCATCAATTATGAGGGTGAGGCGCGTATTGACGGCGTGCCTGGCGTGAGTGCGCCGATTCACATCCGCTTTTTGGATACGGCTGGATCGGTGTGCGGCAGCCTTTTGCCCACAGGCCAAGCGCTGAACGTATTTGACGTGCCGAACCTTGGGCGTATTGAGGCGACCTGCATCGATAACGGCATGCCGATGGTGTTGGTGCGCGCAACAGACTTTGGCTGTAACGGCCAAGAGGGCGTGGCTGAGTTGAACGCCGATAAAGTCTTGAAAGAACGGCTGGAGGCGCTACGCCTGATGGCAGCCCAACAGATGGGCTTAGGCGATGTGGGCGCTAAAAATTATCCCAAGATGTGCCTGTTGTCGCCGCCACAGCAGAGCGGGGCAATCAACACCCGCTGCTTTATTCCTCACGTTTGCCACGAAGCCATCGGCGTGCTGGCGGCGGTGACGGTAGCTACGGCCTGCGTGTTACCTGAGTCGATTGCCTACGGCCTCAGCCAAGGCGGTGTTGCTAAGACGCTGTCCCCCCTATTGTCGATTGAACACCCCAGCGGCGAATTCAGCGTGGCGTTGAGCTTGGCCGAGGATGGCAACGGCCAGACAACGGTGGTGGGTGCAGCCTTGCTGCGTACCGCCAGATTAATCATGAAGGGCGAAGTCAGCGTTTTGGCCAGTAGCCAGACCTAG